From Candidatus Rokuibacteriota bacterium, a single genomic window includes:
- a CDS encoding DnaJ C-terminal domain-containing protein: MPRDYYAVLEVSVSARPVQIRQAYQRLARRYSPDVNFLDRDTGALFEEIVAAYRVLSDPTARTLYDRGPVVGEGSERPGRASRPMAGRRGESLHVPVELSFQQAASGVATDVVVERLSPCRACQATGSRPGAAAVRCGHCGGTGAVWTDRGAIAPETCPACDGAGERVSDPCSECRGRGARPETATVAVAIPAGVDTGVQLRVPGEGHAGPFGGPRGDLMVITRVREDTAFTRKGDNLYIEVAVTVVEAVLGVRAPVLTLEGTAEVVVPPGTQSGQVLRLRGRGLPRLSGEGRGDLYVTVRVAIPRGIDARTQELFREIGRLLPASPRQEARA, from the coding sequence ATGCCACGCGACTACTACGCGGTGCTCGAGGTCAGTGTCAGCGCCAGGCCTGTCCAGATTCGGCAGGCGTACCAGCGCTTGGCCCGGCGGTACTCTCCGGACGTCAACTTCCTGGACCGCGACACTGGGGCTCTCTTCGAGGAGATTGTCGCGGCCTACCGGGTGCTGAGCGATCCGACCGCGCGCACTCTCTACGACCGCGGACCTGTGGTCGGGGAGGGGAGCGAGCGCCCTGGGAGAGCCTCCCGGCCGATGGCCGGCCGTCGCGGAGAGAGTCTCCACGTGCCGGTCGAGCTGTCCTTCCAGCAGGCCGCCTCGGGTGTCGCCACCGACGTGGTGGTGGAGCGTCTCTCACCCTGCCGCGCCTGCCAGGCAACGGGCAGCCGCCCGGGGGCAGCTGCCGTGCGCTGCGGTCACTGCGGCGGCACGGGTGCCGTCTGGACGGACCGGGGCGCGATCGCCCCGGAGACCTGTCCGGCCTGCGACGGGGCCGGCGAGCGGGTCAGTGATCCCTGTTCCGAGTGCCGTGGCCGCGGCGCGCGCCCAGAGACCGCTACAGTAGCCGTCGCCATCCCGGCCGGCGTGGACACCGGCGTCCAGCTGCGTGTGCCCGGCGAGGGACATGCCGGCCCGTTCGGCGGGCCGCGCGGAGACCTGATGGTCATCACGCGCGTGCGCGAGGACACGGCGTTCACCCGAAAGGGCGACAACCTCTACATCGAGGTGGCGGTGACCGTGGTCGAGGCCGTGCTGGGGGTCCGCGCGCCGGTGCTCACCCTCGAAGGAACGGCGGAGGTCGTGGTGCCGCCGGGAACGCAAAGCGGCCAGGTGCTCCGCCTGCGGGGCCGGGGGCTGCCGCGCCTGAGCGGCGAGGGCCGGGGCGACCTCTACGTCACCGTGCGCGTGGCCATCCCGCGCGGAATCGACGCCCGCACGCAGGAGCTTTTCCGCGAGATCGGCCGGCTCCTGCCGGCGTCGCCGCGGCAGGAGGCGAGAGCGTGA
- a CDS encoding macro domain-containing protein, which yields MKVKIGSTTFSVVRGDITEVEVDAVVNAANAELWMGTGVAGAMKRKGGTVIEEEAVRQGPIEPGEAVLTVAGNLPATHVIHAAAMGRDLKADADKIAAATRSSLAIAEKHRMLSIAFPALGSGVGGVPPAQSADTMISTVVEHVRAGKTSLQKVVFVLYQDEALKAFSDALRRLAGAS from the coding sequence ATGAAGGTCAAGATCGGCAGCACCACGTTCTCGGTCGTCCGGGGCGATATCACCGAGGTGGAGGTGGACGCGGTCGTGAACGCGGCCAACGCCGAGCTCTGGATGGGCACCGGCGTGGCGGGCGCGATGAAGCGCAAGGGCGGCACCGTGATCGAGGAGGAGGCCGTGCGCCAGGGTCCGATCGAGCCGGGCGAGGCTGTGCTGACCGTCGCCGGCAACCTGCCCGCGACCCACGTCATCCACGCCGCCGCCATGGGACGCGACCTCAAGGCCGACGCGGACAAGATTGCCGCGGCCACGCGCTCATCGCTCGCAATCGCCGAGAAGCACCGGATGCTGTCCATCGCCTTCCCCGCCCTGGGCTCTGGCGTGGGCGGCGTGCCTCCGGCTCAGTCCGCGGACACCATGATCTCGACCGTCGTCGAGCACGTGCGCGCGGGCAAGACGAGCCTGCAGAAGGTGGTCTTCGTCCTCTACCAGGATGAAGCCCTCAAGGCGTTCTCCGACGCCCTGCGGCGCCTCGCGGGGGCCAGTTGA
- a CDS encoding ATP-binding protein, with amino-acid sequence MPVEEPQPLRTSLRGLSWARLITAAMVLAAGAVLRYAGSFQFDFLFFGLAVSAAGLVSCFLMVGSAHGADLRRFAWMQICLDVALVTGIIAASGGSHSVFTFLYVLTVLEGCLLLGRRGGLVAASLAGLLYVDVVLGRHLLTLLGLAEPVQPTTLEVLTVLLNAAVLFAIALLAGSLAERYYLAQRNLESQRKDFSDLQAFRDLIFQSVGSGLIAVNPEGRITAFNRAAESITGVAEREALGQTWEALFGREVDLEEARQAAAGPGAQSLRYEIRLKRRDGHEVPVGVSFWSLRSGDGEAVGLIGVCQDLSSIKRMEQQVRQADRLATIGRLSANIAHEIRNPLASLSGAIEALVRELPADPGRERLVEIVLRESERLNRIIRDFLEYARPAPMASHAVDLADLLEEVVLLVEHRSLPAELKVIREYGEKLPARVDPQQLHQAIWNLCINAVQAMPEGGELRVGGRVVPGGGPPRLQLWISDTGQGIAETDLPQIFEPFFSTKAEGSGIGLALVYRVVQDHGGQIEVRSQPGAGTSFMLILPSADAAV; translated from the coding sequence GTGCCGGTCGAAGAACCTCAGCCGCTCCGGACGTCCCTGCGCGGCCTGAGCTGGGCGCGGCTGATCACCGCCGCGATGGTCCTGGCCGCGGGCGCGGTACTGCGCTACGCGGGCAGCTTCCAGTTCGACTTCCTGTTCTTCGGCCTCGCCGTCTCGGCCGCCGGACTCGTCTCGTGCTTCCTCATGGTCGGGAGCGCGCACGGGGCCGATCTCCGCCGCTTCGCGTGGATGCAGATCTGCCTCGATGTGGCGCTGGTGACGGGCATCATCGCCGCGAGCGGCGGCTCGCACTCGGTCTTCACCTTCCTGTACGTGCTGACCGTGCTCGAGGGCTGCTTGCTGCTGGGTCGCCGCGGCGGCCTGGTCGCGGCCAGCCTCGCCGGCCTCCTCTACGTCGACGTCGTGCTGGGCCGCCACCTCCTGACCCTCTTGGGGCTCGCTGAGCCGGTCCAGCCGACGACCCTCGAGGTGCTCACGGTCCTCCTCAACGCGGCCGTCCTGTTCGCCATCGCCCTCCTGGCCGGCTCGCTCGCTGAACGCTACTACCTCGCCCAGCGCAACCTCGAGAGCCAGCGCAAGGACTTTTCCGATCTCCAGGCGTTCCGCGACCTGATTTTCCAGTCGGTCGGCTCAGGGCTGATCGCGGTCAACCCCGAGGGGCGCATCACCGCCTTCAACCGGGCGGCGGAGTCCATTACGGGCGTTGCCGAGCGGGAGGCGCTGGGCCAGACCTGGGAGGCCCTCTTCGGGCGTGAGGTGGACCTCGAGGAGGCACGGCAGGCGGCCGCCGGGCCCGGCGCCCAGTCCCTGCGGTACGAGATCCGCCTGAAAAGGCGCGACGGGCACGAGGTGCCCGTGGGCGTCTCCTTCTGGTCGCTGCGCTCGGGTGACGGCGAGGCCGTCGGGCTCATCGGCGTCTGCCAGGATCTCTCGTCCATCAAGCGGATGGAGCAGCAGGTGCGCCAGGCAGACCGATTGGCGACCATCGGGCGGCTCTCCGCCAACATCGCGCACGAAATCCGAAACCCGCTGGCCTCGCTCTCGGGCGCCATCGAGGCGCTGGTCCGCGAGCTGCCGGCCGATCCCGGCCGCGAGCGTCTCGTCGAAATCGTGCTGCGCGAGTCGGAGCGGCTCAACCGCATCATCCGCGACTTCCTCGAGTACGCCCGGCCGGCGCCCATGGCGAGCCACGCCGTCGACCTCGCCGATCTCCTGGAGGAGGTCGTCCTCCTCGTCGAGCACCGCTCGCTGCCGGCTGAGCTCAAGGTGATCCGGGAATACGGCGAGAAGCTACCCGCGCGGGTCGACCCCCAGCAGCTACACCAGGCCATCTGGAACCTCTGCATCAACGCCGTGCAGGCCATGCCCGAGGGCGGCGAGCTGCGCGTGGGCGGCCGGGTCGTGCCCGGCGGCGGGCCGCCGCGCCTGCAGCTGTGGATCAGCGACACGGGCCAGGGCATTGCGGAGACCGACCTGCCCCAGATCTTCGAGCCGTTCTTCTCCACGAAGGCGGAAGGCAGCGGCATCGGGCTCGCCCTCGTCTACCGGGTCGTCCAGGACCACGGCGGCCAGATCGAGGTGCGCAGCCAGCCGGGCGCCGGCACGAGCTTCATGCTGATCCTTCCGTCCGCTGACGCCGCGGTGTAG
- the mazG gene encoding nucleoside triphosphate pyrophosphohydrolase: MADSAGVLFEALLSLMGRLRGEEGCPWDREQTRASLKPYLIEETYEALEALDEGRTDHIVEELGDVLFQVVFHCQIAQEQGEFTMAEVLQEILRKMTSRHPHVFADAQVADARQALSQWERIKRAEGRGDGSPRSALDGVPQSLPSLLRAQRVQVKAGRVGFDWPTWREAWSKVREEMAETDEAVAAGDAARIRAEIGDLLFSLVNVARLLEIDAEDSLRKATDTFTRRFREVEAAMRAEGRQVDEASAEDLDREWEAAKSREASGRGGAGR; this comes from the coding sequence ATGGCAGACTCCGCCGGCGTTCTCTTCGAAGCACTGCTGTCCCTCATGGGCCGCCTAAGGGGCGAGGAGGGTTGCCCGTGGGATCGCGAGCAGACGCGCGCCTCCCTCAAGCCTTACCTGATCGAAGAAACCTACGAAGCGCTCGAAGCCCTGGACGAGGGGCGGACCGACCACATCGTCGAAGAGCTGGGAGACGTTCTCTTCCAAGTGGTCTTCCACTGCCAGATAGCCCAGGAACAGGGCGAGTTCACCATGGCAGAGGTTTTGCAAGAGATTCTCCGGAAGATGACAAGCCGGCACCCCCATGTCTTCGCGGATGCCCAAGTGGCCGATGCCCGTCAGGCGCTGAGCCAATGGGAGCGGATCAAGAGGGCCGAGGGCCGCGGCGACGGGAGCCCAAGGTCGGCGCTCGACGGTGTGCCCCAAAGCCTACCGTCGCTCTTGCGTGCGCAGCGCGTGCAGGTAAAGGCCGGGCGCGTCGGCTTCGACTGGCCCACGTGGCGGGAGGCATGGAGCAAGGTGCGCGAGGAGATGGCGGAGACCGATGAGGCGGTGGCCGCAGGCGATGCCGCGCGGATCAGGGCCGAGATCGGCGACCTGCTCTTTTCTCTCGTAAATGTAGCCCGGCTGCTTGAAATTGATGCCGAGGACTCGCTTCGAAAGGCCACCGATACGTTCACCCGACGTTTCAGGGAGGTGGAGGCCGCGATGAGGGCCGAGGGCCGGCAGGTGGACGAGGCGTCCGCGGAAGATCTCGACCGGGAATGGGAGGCAGCGAAGTCGCGCGAGGCGTCCGGCCGGGGCGGGGCGGGGCGATGA
- the pilB gene encoding type IV-A pilus assembly ATPase PilB has product MAEPKLGQPVSRRLGDLLVREGLIDNEQLARALQEQKGSNDKLGSILVKLNFVTEEKLIAFLSRQYGIQSITLSQLDVDPDVLKLVPEQIARKYEVLPVKRQGNQLTLAMGDPTNVFALDDVGFMTNLLVVPVVASQVAIRQAIDRAYDSTGGGIADIVSEMEGAAADVELVEGDDEVAAKVDVFELKESADEAPVVRLINMILVDAIRRGASDIHLEPYEKVFRVRFRVDGVLHEIMTPPKRLEAALTSRVKIMASLDIAERRLPQDGRIKLRFNQREIDFRVSTLPTIFGEKTVMRILDKDSLQLDLTMLGFDPWSLEQFTKAIHNPYGMILITGPTGSGKTTTLYSAIHTINSPDINIMTAEDPVEYNLKGVNQVQINEEIGRTFAGALRAFLRQDPDVILVGETRDLETAQIGIRAALTGHLVLTTLHTNDCPSTVARLLDMGIPPFLVSSSLMLILAQRLGRRVCKDCKQPYEADEETLVPYGHISQGLGKVNFYKGKGCAACSFTGMKGRVAIYEVMPASQEIRDLIIRNAPTAEIGETAQAQGMKTLRQNALQKVLDGMMTVEEVLRVTLG; this is encoded by the coding sequence ATGGCAGAACCCAAGCTCGGACAACCAGTCAGCCGGCGCCTTGGCGATCTCCTCGTCCGCGAGGGACTGATCGACAACGAACAGCTCGCCCGCGCGCTCCAGGAACAGAAGGGCTCCAACGACAAGCTCGGGTCCATCCTCGTCAAGCTCAACTTCGTCACCGAAGAGAAGCTGATCGCGTTCCTGTCGCGGCAGTATGGCATCCAGTCGATCACGCTTTCCCAGCTGGACGTCGACCCGGACGTGCTCAAGCTCGTGCCGGAGCAGATCGCGCGCAAGTACGAAGTCCTGCCCGTCAAGCGCCAGGGCAACCAGCTGACGCTCGCCATGGGGGACCCGACGAACGTCTTCGCGCTGGACGACGTCGGGTTCATGACGAACCTCCTGGTCGTCCCGGTCGTCGCCTCCCAGGTGGCGATTCGCCAGGCCATCGACCGCGCGTACGACAGCACGGGCGGGGGCATCGCCGACATCGTCTCGGAGATGGAGGGAGCCGCCGCCGACGTCGAGCTGGTCGAGGGCGACGACGAGGTCGCCGCCAAGGTCGACGTCTTCGAGCTGAAGGAGTCGGCCGACGAGGCGCCCGTCGTGCGCCTCATCAACATGATCCTGGTCGACGCCATTCGCCGGGGCGCGTCCGACATCCACCTCGAGCCCTACGAAAAGGTCTTCCGGGTGCGGTTCCGCGTCGACGGCGTCTTGCACGAGATCATGACGCCGCCGAAGCGCCTCGAGGCCGCGCTCACCTCGCGCGTCAAGATCATGGCGAGCCTGGACATCGCGGAGCGGCGCCTCCCGCAGGATGGCCGGATCAAGCTCCGCTTCAACCAGCGCGAGATCGACTTCCGCGTCTCCACGCTGCCGACGATCTTCGGCGAGAAGACCGTCATGCGCATCCTCGACAAGGACTCGCTGCAGCTCGACCTGACCATGCTCGGCTTCGACCCGTGGAGCCTCGAGCAGTTTACCAAGGCCATCCACAACCCGTACGGCATGATCCTGATCACTGGGCCCACGGGCTCGGGCAAGACGACCACGCTCTACTCGGCCATCCACACCATCAACTCGCCCGACATCAACATCATGACCGCCGAGGACCCCGTCGAGTACAACCTCAAGGGCGTCAACCAGGTCCAGATCAACGAGGAGATCGGGCGCACCTTCGCCGGGGCGCTGCGCGCCTTCCTGCGCCAGGATCCGGACGTCATCCTGGTCGGCGAGACGCGCGACCTCGAAACGGCCCAGATCGGCATCCGGGCCGCGCTGACCGGCCACCTGGTGCTGACGACGCTGCACACCAACGACTGCCCGTCCACCGTGGCGCGCCTGCTCGACATGGGCATCCCGCCCTTCCTCGTGTCCTCCTCTCTGATGCTGATCCTCGCCCAGCGGCTCGGACGCCGGGTGTGCAAGGACTGCAAGCAGCCGTACGAGGCCGACGAGGAGACGCTCGTGCCCTACGGCCACATCTCGCAGGGGCTGGGCAAGGTCAACTTCTACAAGGGCAAGGGGTGCGCGGCGTGCAGCTTCACGGGCATGAAAGGGCGCGTGGCCATCTACGAGGTCATGCCGGCATCTCAGGAGATCCGCGACCTGATCATCCGGAACGCGCCGACGGCCGAGATCGGCGAGACGGCGCAGGCCCAGGGCATGAAGACGCTCCGGCAGAACGCGCTTCAGAAGGTGCTCGACGGCATGATGACCGTGGAAGAGGTGCTCCGGGTTACCCTTGGATAG
- a CDS encoding type II secretion system F family protein, which produces MAVFTYQGRGAGGTTTGEIEAQDRTAAVGELRKRAILVTKINEKAGGKTPSKSGGKVKDKEMAIFTRQFSTMIDAGLPLVQCLHILSEQSESKNLRDVTGRVARSVEQGSTLADALRRNPRTFDDLFVNLVEVGETGGILDTVFQRLAAYIEKAAALKRKVKSAMIYPASIISVAMLVVIFMLTFVIPTFTKMFKDLGADLPLPTQVVVWLSDFVRSYILLIIAGVIGCVFALRAYYRTEKGRSTIDALLLKLPVIGTLIRKVAVARFTRTLGTLVSSGVPILEGLRITARTAGNKVVEKAVMQCRAAVTAGKTLAEPLKASGVFPPMVIQMISVGEQTGALDAMLSKIADFYDDEVDTAVGALTALLEPLMIVVLGVIIGGLVVAMYLPIFKLVTLVK; this is translated from the coding sequence ATGGCGGTCTTCACGTACCAGGGACGCGGGGCCGGCGGGACGACCACCGGCGAGATCGAGGCGCAAGATCGCACCGCCGCGGTTGGCGAGCTCCGCAAGCGCGCCATCCTCGTCACGAAGATCAACGAGAAGGCCGGCGGCAAGACCCCGAGCAAGAGCGGCGGCAAGGTCAAGGACAAGGAGATGGCGATCTTCACGCGCCAGTTCTCCACCATGATCGACGCGGGCCTGCCGCTCGTGCAGTGCCTCCACATCTTGTCCGAGCAGAGTGAGTCGAAGAACCTCCGCGATGTGACGGGTAGGGTCGCCCGTTCCGTGGAGCAGGGCTCGACCCTGGCCGACGCGCTGCGGCGCAACCCGCGCACGTTCGACGACCTGTTCGTCAACCTGGTCGAGGTGGGCGAGACGGGCGGTATCCTCGACACGGTGTTCCAGCGCCTCGCGGCGTACATCGAGAAGGCCGCGGCGCTCAAGCGGAAGGTCAAGTCGGCGATGATCTATCCGGCGAGCATCATCAGCGTGGCGATGCTGGTCGTCATCTTCATGCTGACCTTCGTGATCCCGACCTTCACCAAGATGTTCAAGGATCTGGGCGCCGACCTGCCGCTGCCGACCCAAGTGGTCGTCTGGCTCTCCGATTTCGTGCGGAGCTACATCCTGCTCATCATCGCCGGCGTCATCGGCTGCGTCTTTGCCCTCCGGGCCTACTACCGGACGGAAAAGGGGCGCTCCACCATCGACGCGCTGCTGCTCAAGCTCCCCGTCATCGGAACGCTGATCCGCAAGGTTGCCGTCGCCCGCTTTACCCGCACGCTGGGCACACTCGTGTCCTCCGGCGTGCCGATCCTCGAGGGGCTTCGCATCACCGCGCGAACCGCCGGAAACAAGGTCGTCGAGAAGGCGGTGATGCAGTGCCGCGCCGCGGTCACCGCGGGCAAGACGCTGGCCGAGCCGCTCAAGGCCTCGGGGGTCTTCCCGCCGATGGTCATCCAGATGATCTCGGTCGGCGAGCAGACGGGCGCGCTCGACGCGATGCTGTCCAAGATCGCCGACTTCTACGACGACGAGGTCGACACGGCCGTGGGCGCGCTCACGGCGCTGCTCGAACCCCTCATGATCGTCGTGCTCGGCGTGATCATCGGCGGCCTCGTCGTGGCCATGTACCTGCCGATCTTCAAACTGGTCACTCTGGTCAAATAG
- a CDS encoding type IV pilus twitching motility protein PilT, producing MAATMHDLLTIMIERGASDLHITTGTPPQIRLHGKLTPLTQFERLTPQDTQRLAYSVLNEGQKQKFEEDNELDLSFGIQGLARFRCNVYRQRGAVAAAIRVIPINIRSFEELGLPAVVEQLADRPKGLVLVTGPTGSGKSTTLAAMVDKINNERNEHIMTIEDPIEFVHHHKKCLVNQREVFSDTQSFKNALKYILRQDPDVVLVGEMRDLETIAAALTIAETGHLTLGTLHTNSCAQTINRIIDVFPTNQQSQVRAQLSLVLEGVLSQQLIPTADGRGRVMALEIMITTPAIRNLIREEKIHQIYSAMQAGQKFGMQTMNQSLIELVQKRHISREEALNRSMQPEELSQLVAAGPSAPTTTLTGSSPFGKR from the coding sequence ATGGCCGCGACGATGCACGACCTGCTGACCATCATGATCGAGCGAGGGGCGTCCGACCTGCATATCACGACGGGCACCCCCCCGCAGATCCGGCTGCACGGCAAGCTGACGCCGCTGACGCAGTTCGAGCGTCTGACGCCGCAGGACACCCAGCGGCTGGCCTACAGCGTGCTGAATGAGGGGCAGAAACAGAAGTTCGAGGAGGACAACGAGCTCGACCTGTCCTTCGGTATCCAGGGCCTGGCGCGGTTCCGCTGCAACGTCTACCGCCAGCGCGGCGCGGTCGCGGCCGCGATCCGGGTCATCCCCATCAATATCCGCTCGTTCGAAGAGCTCGGCCTGCCCGCTGTCGTCGAGCAGCTGGCGGATCGGCCCAAGGGCCTGGTCCTCGTCACGGGGCCGACAGGCTCGGGCAAGTCAACGACGCTCGCGGCCATGGTGGACAAGATCAACAACGAGCGCAACGAGCACATCATGACGATCGAGGACCCGATCGAATTCGTTCACCACCACAAAAAGTGCCTGGTGAACCAGCGCGAGGTCTTCTCGGACACCCAGTCGTTCAAAAACGCGCTCAAGTACATCCTCCGTCAGGACCCGGACGTGGTGCTGGTGGGTGAGATGCGCGACCTCGAGACCATCGCCGCCGCGCTGACCATCGCCGAGACGGGCCACCTGACGCTCGGCACGCTGCACACCAACTCCTGCGCCCAGACCATCAACCGCATCATCGACGTCTTCCCGACCAACCAGCAGTCCCAGGTGCGGGCGCAGCTGTCACTGGTCCTCGAGGGCGTGCTCTCGCAGCAGCTGATCCCGACGGCCGACGGCCGGGGGCGCGTCATGGCGCTCGAAATCATGATCACCACGCCGGCCATCCGGAACCTGATCCGCGAGGAGAAGATCCACCAGATCTACTCGGCCATGCAGGCGGGCCAGAAGTTCGGCATGCAGACCATGAACCAATCGCTCATCGAGCTGGTTCAGAAGCGGCACATCAGTCGCGAAGAGGCGCTCAACCGGAGCATGCAGCCGGAGGAGCTGTCCCAGCTGGTGGCGGCGGGCCCGAGCGCCCCCACCACGACCCTCACGGGCAGCTCGCCGTTCGGCAAACGGTAA
- the dnaK gene encoding molecular chaperone DnaK: MAKVIGIDLGTTNSVVAVVEGGDPTVIANQEGSRLTPSVVAFTKEGETLVGQVAKRQAITNPENTIFSIKRFMGRRYDEVLQEAKLIPYKVVKAPNGDVRVEARGKEYSPPEISALILRKLKEAAEAYLGEKVTQAVITVPAYFNDSQRQATKDAGAVAGLEVLRIVNEPTAAALAYGLDKKKDETIAVYDLGGGTFDISILEIGEGVVEVKATNGDTHLGGDDFDQKVMDWIADEFKKEHGIDLRKDRMALQRLKEAAEKAKCELSTVVQTEINLPFITADASGPKHLVLTLTRAKLESLVADLIERSLTPCREAMRQAGVSAGDLDEVILVGGQTRTPKVQEEVKKLFGKEPNKTVNPDEVVAVGAAVQAAVLTGEVKDLLLLDVSPLSLGIETLGGVMTRLIEANTTIPTKKTETFTTASDSQPSVEVHVVQGERPMARDNRTLGRFHLDGIPPAARGVPQVEVTFDIDANGILNVSARDKATAKQQNITITASSGLTKDEIDRMKKEAEAHAADDAKSREAIEVKNQCDSLVYSTERTLRDLGDKVPAEDKQANEAAMGEAREALKGDDLDRIKRAQEALTKASHKLAEVMYREAQASAQPPGGQAGSGDGAGAQAPKSDVIDAEFKDLGDKK, encoded by the coding sequence ATGGCGAAGGTGATAGGTATCGACCTCGGGACGACGAACTCGGTGGTGGCTGTAGTGGAGGGTGGCGATCCGACCGTCATCGCCAACCAGGAAGGGAGTCGCCTAACCCCATCCGTGGTGGCCTTCACGAAGGAAGGCGAGACCCTCGTGGGGCAGGTGGCGAAGCGTCAGGCAATTACCAACCCTGAGAACACGATCTTTTCCATCAAGCGCTTCATGGGACGGCGCTACGACGAAGTGCTGCAGGAGGCAAAGCTCATTCCCTACAAGGTGGTCAAGGCCCCGAACGGAGATGTGCGCGTCGAGGCGCGGGGCAAGGAGTACTCGCCGCCCGAGATCTCCGCGCTCATCTTGCGCAAGCTGAAGGAAGCCGCGGAAGCGTACCTCGGTGAAAAGGTCACGCAGGCCGTCATCACGGTGCCGGCGTATTTCAACGACAGCCAGCGCCAGGCGACCAAGGATGCCGGCGCCGTGGCGGGCCTCGAGGTGCTGCGTATCGTCAACGAGCCTACGGCCGCGGCGCTCGCCTATGGCCTCGACAAGAAGAAGGACGAGACGATCGCGGTCTATGACCTGGGCGGCGGCACCTTCGACATCTCCATCCTCGAGATCGGCGAGGGCGTGGTCGAGGTCAAGGCGACCAACGGTGACACGCACCTCGGCGGCGACGACTTCGACCAGAAGGTCATGGACTGGATCGCCGACGAGTTCAAGAAGGAGCACGGCATCGACCTCCGGAAGGACCGCATGGCCCTCCAGCGCCTCAAGGAGGCGGCGGAGAAGGCCAAGTGCGAGCTCTCGACCGTGGTCCAGACCGAGATCAACCTGCCGTTCATCACGGCGGACGCGAGCGGGCCTAAGCACCTCGTGCTCACGCTCACGCGCGCCAAGCTCGAGTCCCTCGTGGCTGACCTGATCGAGCGCAGCCTGACCCCGTGCCGTGAGGCCATGCGCCAGGCCGGCGTCAGCGCCGGCGACCTCGACGAGGTCATCCTGGTGGGCGGCCAGACCCGCACGCCGAAGGTGCAGGAGGAGGTCAAGAAGCTCTTCGGCAAGGAGCCGAACAAGACCGTCAACCCGGACGAGGTGGTGGCCGTTGGTGCCGCGGTCCAGGCAGCGGTACTCACGGGTGAGGTCAAGGACCTTCTGCTCCTCGACGTGTCGCCGCTGTCGCTCGGCATCGAGACCCTCGGCGGCGTGATGACGCGGCTCATCGAGGCCAACACCACGATCCCGACGAAGAAGACCGAGACATTCACGACGGCCTCGGACAGCCAGCCGTCGGTCGAGGTGCACGTGGTCCAGGGCGAGCGGCCCATGGCCAGGGACAACCGCACGCTCGGACGCTTCCATCTGGACGGGATCCCGCCGGCCGCGCGCGGAGTGCCGCAGGTCGAAGTGACGTTCGACATCGACGCGAACGGCATTCTGAACGTGTCGGCGCGCGACAAGGCGACTGCCAAGCAGCAGAACATCACCATCACGGCCTCGTCCGGCCTCACTAAGGATGAGATCGACCGGATGAAGAAGGAAGCCGAGGCCCACGCGGCCGACGACGCGAAGAGCCGAGAGGCCATCGAGGTCAAGAACCAGTGCGACTCGCTGGTCTACTCGACCGAGCGGACCCTGCGCGACCTCGGCGACAAGGTTCCGGCCGAGGACAAGCAGGCGAACGAAGCGGCGATGGGCGAGGCGCGCGAGGCTCTCAAGGGCGACGACCTCGACCGCATCAAGCGCGCGCAGGAGGCGCTGACGAAGGCGTCCCACAAGCTCGCCGAGGTGATGTACCGCGAGGCGCAGGCCTCCGCGCAGCCGCCGGGCGGCCAGGCCGGCTCCGGTGACGGCGCGGGTGCCCAGGCCCCGAAGAGCGACGTGATCGACGCCGAGTTCAAGGACCTCGGCGACAAGAAGTAG
- a CDS encoding DUF1844 domain-containing protein, with protein MAEDETFKVTDRRRRDETDESPTAPAPPDPAAQAPGAAATGSASQGPAPAPQGGPDLQGLFIMLASSALVNLGEAADPETGERVLDLEQAKEAIDLLSLLRVKTEGNRTDQESHLLEEMLYDLQLRFVRAAKGAAGG; from the coding sequence ATGGCTGAAGACGAAACGTTCAAGGTCACGGACAGGCGACGCCGCGACGAAACCGACGAGTCGCCCACCGCCCCGGCACCGCCCGACCCCGCCGCCCAAGCCCCAGGCGCCGCTGCCACGGGCTCCGCGTCCCAGGGACCGGCCCCGGCGCCCCAGGGAGGCCCCGATCTCCAAGGCCTCTTCATAATGCTCGCAAGCTCGGCGCTCGTGAACCTCGGCGAGGCGGCCGATCCGGAGACGGGTGAGCGCGTTCTCGATCTCGAGCAGGCGAAAGAGGCCATCGATCTTCTCTCGCTCCTCCGGGTCAAGACGGAGGGCAACCGCACCGACCAAGAGAGCCACCTCCTGGAGGAGATGCTGTACGACCTCCAGCTGCGCTTCGTCCGCGCCGCCAAGGGCGCAGCCGGGGGCTAG